One window from the genome of Actinoplanes teichomyceticus ATCC 31121 encodes:
- a CDS encoding glycosyltransferase family 39 protein, whose translation MSEPGNAVRPETSVAADRARAVLPGSISALLMLAVALTGATRPRLSWDEVTSAEVSQRTLGQIWRLIHNVDAVFGTYYAFLRFWTSLFGDGELSLRLPSILAMAAAVGLTAELGRRLFTPLIGLTAGVLLVIVPNTSRYAAEARPYAFVCFFSMLSLLLLLVAVGGRDAARTAGPDAAATGVPAARRRYVWVLYGGAVLLLGAFHLVALSTLAAHAVAVGIVARRRRDPRLAGIWLLTVVVAVAPLAPLAGLGARQDSTQLHWVPPITASAIRRMPAEITGSSPVAWLLLGMAVLAVWHPARRLVPVAVLALAPVIAVAVASVLVTPMWVARYMLVALAPLALLAAVALAAGAPQPRTWRGLLDGRLLRIGAVLLLLAAVAVPGQRAIRQPTAKNGPDYRGLAALVGRYEQPGDVIVYPPRNRAMRAGMDYYLRRLPSRPRDVLLSIPSTRTGLLIAAEHPDDAARLAGSTGIWLMVADRRPDPLTVRPGLRELLTTEYAEVGRWKRKHATAVLYRPRR comes from the coding sequence GTGAGCGAGCCCGGGAACGCCGTCCGGCCGGAGACGTCCGTCGCGGCAGACCGCGCACGGGCGGTCCTGCCCGGATCGATCTCCGCGCTGCTGATGCTCGCCGTCGCCCTGACCGGCGCCACCCGCCCGCGGCTGAGCTGGGACGAGGTGACCTCCGCCGAGGTGTCGCAGCGGACCCTCGGACAGATCTGGCGGCTGATCCACAACGTGGACGCGGTGTTCGGCACGTACTACGCGTTCCTGCGCTTCTGGACATCGCTCTTCGGCGACGGCGAGCTGTCCCTGCGGCTGCCCTCGATCCTGGCGATGGCCGCGGCGGTGGGACTGACCGCCGAGCTCGGCCGCCGGCTGTTCACCCCGCTGATCGGGCTGACCGCCGGCGTGCTCCTGGTGATCGTCCCCAACACGTCGCGCTACGCGGCGGAGGCCCGCCCGTACGCGTTCGTCTGCTTCTTCTCCATGCTCTCGCTGCTGCTCCTGCTCGTCGCGGTGGGTGGCCGCGACGCCGCACGGACGGCCGGGCCCGACGCCGCGGCCACCGGCGTCCCGGCGGCACGGCGTAGGTACGTCTGGGTGCTCTACGGCGGCGCCGTCCTGCTGCTCGGCGCGTTCCACCTCGTCGCGCTCAGCACCCTGGCCGCCCATGCCGTCGCGGTCGGCATCGTCGCCCGGCGGCGGCGTGACCCCCGGCTGGCCGGGATCTGGTTGCTCACCGTCGTCGTCGCGGTGGCGCCGCTGGCACCCCTGGCCGGCCTCGGCGCCCGGCAGGACAGCACCCAGCTGCACTGGGTGCCGCCGATCACGGCGAGCGCGATCCGCCGGATGCCCGCGGAGATCACCGGGTCCAGCCCGGTGGCCTGGCTGCTGCTGGGCATGGCGGTGCTCGCGGTGTGGCATCCGGCGCGCCGGCTGGTGCCGGTGGCGGTGCTGGCGCTCGCCCCGGTGATCGCGGTCGCGGTCGCGTCGGTGCTGGTCACGCCGATGTGGGTGGCCCGGTACATGCTCGTCGCGCTGGCCCCGCTGGCGCTTCTGGCCGCGGTCGCCCTCGCCGCCGGCGCACCGCAGCCGCGCACCTGGCGCGGGCTGCTCGACGGCCGGCTGCTGCGGATCGGCGCGGTGCTGCTGCTGCTCGCCGCGGTCGCCGTGCCGGGGCAGCGGGCGATCCGCCAGCCGACCGCGAAGAACGGCCCGGACTACCGGGGCCTGGCCGCCCTGGTCGGCCGGTACGAACAGCCGGGCGACGTGATCGTCTACCCACCGCGGAACCGGGCGATGCGCGCCGGGATGGACTACTACCTGCGCCGGCTGCCCAGCCGGCCGCGCGACGTCCTGCTCAGCATCCCGTCCACGCGGACCGGTCTGCTGATCGCCGCCGAGCACCCGGACGACGCGGCGCGGCTGGCCGGCTCCACCGGGATCTGGCTGATGGTGGCCGACCGGCGGCCCGACCCGCTGACCGTCCGCCCCGGCCTGCGTGAGCTGCTGACCACCGAATACGCCGAGGTGGGCCGCTGGAAACGCAAACACGCCACCGCGGTGCTGTACCGGCCGCGCCGCTGA
- a CDS encoding PhoX family protein has translation MPDTNRRLLPLLGHSGGSRDAMTCLYRCGNACDHPAPNESANPYLGDVVNAEMSRRGVVRAGAVGAMVLGFGGAAVAGLASPAAAAPATEALAGGRKPKPTRAGALTFEPVAPNTLDAVTIPAGYRTSVVIRWGDPVVAGAPEFDLHHQTAARQARQFGFNNDFVGVLPLPGCDDKALLVVNHEYTNEELMFPGFTTLDALTVEQIEVAMAAHGLSVVEIERVGRTGQWRPVKSRRLHYNRRFTALASTFRLTGPAAGSAWLRTAADPRGTTVIGTLNNCSGGVTPWGTVLSGEENFNQYFVGADQAPEALKPKLARYGITTTARYPSGSRKWDRAQERFDLAKHPNEAHRFGWVVEVDPFDPDSTPRKHTALGRLKHEGANVIVARNGHVVAYMGDDERFEYLYKFVSDKKFMPGHSHLARRHNLTLLESGTLYVAKVTGDSPAAEIDGTGKLPADGRFDGRGQWIKLVSGNHSFVPGMTAADVLTFTRLAGDAVGATKMDRPEDVQPSLRTGKIYAAMTNNSNRGVGANAPADEANPRNANKHGHIFEIVEDGGDHTGTTFTWALPIVCGDPAAADTYFGGYDKSAVSPISCPDNVAFDSAGNLWISTDGNALGSNDGLFATPIEGREKGHLKQFLTVPRGAETCGPFITSDDRSVFTAVQHPGEISGATVDKPASVWPDGGYAKPSVIVTWRPDGGPVGS, from the coding sequence ATGCCAGACACCAATCGCCGTCTTCTTCCGCTGCTCGGACACAGTGGCGGCAGCCGGGACGCGATGACCTGTCTCTACCGATGCGGCAACGCGTGTGACCACCCCGCGCCCAACGAGTCGGCCAACCCGTACCTCGGTGACGTGGTCAACGCCGAGATGAGCCGCCGCGGCGTGGTCCGCGCCGGCGCCGTCGGCGCCATGGTGCTCGGCTTCGGCGGCGCCGCGGTGGCCGGCCTGGCGAGCCCGGCCGCCGCCGCCCCCGCCACCGAGGCGCTGGCCGGTGGCCGCAAGCCCAAGCCCACCCGGGCCGGCGCCCTCACCTTCGAGCCGGTCGCGCCGAACACCCTGGACGCGGTCACCATCCCGGCCGGCTACCGCACCTCCGTGGTGATCCGCTGGGGCGACCCGGTCGTCGCCGGCGCCCCCGAGTTCGACCTGCACCACCAGACCGCGGCCCGGCAGGCCCGGCAGTTCGGCTTCAACAACGACTTCGTCGGCGTGCTGCCGCTGCCCGGCTGCGACGACAAGGCGCTGCTGGTGGTCAACCACGAGTACACCAACGAGGAGCTGATGTTCCCGGGCTTCACCACCCTGGACGCGCTCACCGTGGAGCAGATCGAGGTGGCCATGGCCGCGCACGGTCTGTCCGTGGTGGAGATCGAGCGGGTCGGGCGTACCGGGCAGTGGCGTCCGGTGAAGAGCCGCCGCCTGCACTACAACCGCCGGTTCACCGCCCTGGCCAGCACGTTCCGCCTGACCGGCCCGGCCGCCGGGTCGGCCTGGCTGCGCACCGCCGCCGACCCGCGCGGCACCACGGTCATCGGCACGCTGAACAACTGCTCCGGCGGCGTCACCCCGTGGGGCACGGTGCTCTCCGGCGAGGAGAACTTCAACCAGTACTTCGTCGGCGCCGACCAGGCCCCCGAGGCGCTCAAGCCGAAGCTGGCCCGCTACGGCATCACCACCACCGCCCGGTACCCCAGCGGCTCGCGCAAGTGGGACCGTGCCCAGGAGCGGTTCGACCTGGCCAAGCACCCGAACGAGGCGCACCGTTTCGGCTGGGTGGTCGAGGTGGACCCGTTCGACCCGGACTCCACGCCGCGCAAGCACACCGCGCTGGGCCGGCTCAAGCACGAGGGCGCGAACGTCATCGTGGCCCGCAACGGCCACGTGGTGGCGTACATGGGTGACGACGAGCGGTTCGAGTACCTGTACAAGTTCGTGTCCGACAAGAAGTTCATGCCCGGGCACTCGCACCTGGCCCGCCGGCACAACCTGACCCTGCTGGAGTCCGGCACGCTCTACGTCGCCAAGGTCACCGGTGACAGCCCGGCCGCCGAGATCGACGGCACCGGCAAGCTGCCCGCCGACGGCCGGTTCGACGGCCGCGGCCAGTGGATCAAGCTGGTCTCCGGCAACCACTCCTTCGTTCCCGGGATGACCGCGGCCGACGTGCTCACCTTCACCCGGCTCGCCGGTGACGCGGTCGGCGCGACCAAGATGGACCGCCCGGAGGACGTGCAGCCGAGCCTGCGCACCGGCAAGATCTACGCGGCGATGACGAACAACTCCAACCGCGGCGTCGGCGCCAACGCGCCCGCGGACGAGGCCAACCCGCGCAACGCCAACAAGCACGGCCACATCTTCGAGATCGTCGAGGACGGCGGCGACCACACCGGCACCACGTTCACCTGGGCGCTGCCGATCGTCTGCGGCGACCCGGCCGCCGCCGACACCTACTTCGGCGGGTACGACAAGAGCGCCGTCTCGCCGATCTCCTGCCCGGACAACGTCGCCTTCGACAGCGCCGGCAACCTGTGGATCTCCACCGACGGCAACGCGCTGGGCAGCAACGACGGCCTGTTCGCCACGCCGATCGAGGGCCGGGAGAAGGGCCACCTGAAGCAGTTCCTCACGGTGCCGCGTGGCGCCGAGACCTGCGGCCCGTTCATCACCTCGGACGACCGGTCGGTCTTCACCGCGGTCCAGCACCCGGGTGAGATCTCCGGCGCCACCGTGGACAAGCCGGCCTCGGTGTGGCCGGACGGCGGCTACGCCAAGCCGTCGGTCATCGTCACCTGGCGCCCCGACGGCGGCCCGGTCGGCAGCTGA
- a CDS encoding alpha-L-arabinofuranosidase C-terminal domain-containing protein, translating to MPRIRTRLAGAAALLVSLPLAVAPPVSAAAAEPDYSIRVSPDATGPALSKQQYGVFFEDINYAADGGLYAELVRNRSFEFTATDAAGFTGLTAWTPTGAATVVNDDQRLNERNRNYLKLTGPAAVTNAGYDTGIAVRDGATYDFSVWARTDAAGGAPLTVTLRTSDGAALAAPLRLTAKSDTWTRYTGTLRATGTSDRARLTVDSRGAGTLRLDEISLFPRDTYKGRRNGLRKDLAEKIEALHPGFVRFPGGCLVNTGSMYPYDAANGYPRARSYQWKDTVGPVETRATNKNFWGYNQSYGLGYYEYFQFSEDIGAMPLPVLPALVTGCGQNRATNDPALLRQHIQDALDLIEFANGPVTSTWGRLRADMGHPKPFGLTTVAVGNEENLPEEYWANFLQFESAIKAKHPDITVVSNSGPDDQGGTFENLWAKNRSHGSDMVDEHYYNSPAWFLQNNARYDTYDRNGPKVFLGEYASLDAKFSNSLAEAAYMTGLERNADVVKMASYAPLLANIDNVQWKPDMIWFDNDESWGSTSYQVQKLFMNNVGDRVVPSTVSGGGVVRPRPITGAVGLSTWRTAATYDDVKVTRPDGTVLFSDDFNDGDADGWTAVQPRGTWTATGGGYAQTDTASEDTMVKAATITDTDYDYTLKATKQAGAEGFLVAFGVQETGNFYWWNLGGWNNTQGAVEKGVTSAKEQLLTKPNTVETGRTYDLKVQVRGTRVTLLLDGVEWGSFDDNAVTEPFAQVVTTDTKTGELIVKVVNAQDKPAVTRIDLGGRKVATTAKMTVLAGDPGEQNTRTAEPIQPVTSTVRGVSADFTREFPANSVTFLRIRTR from the coding sequence ATGCCCAGAATCCGAACCCGCCTGGCCGGCGCGGCAGCCCTGCTGGTGTCGCTGCCGCTCGCGGTCGCCCCGCCGGTCTCGGCCGCCGCCGCCGAACCGGACTACTCGATCAGGGTGAGCCCGGACGCCACCGGCCCGGCCCTGTCGAAGCAGCAGTACGGCGTCTTCTTCGAGGACATCAACTACGCCGCCGACGGTGGCCTCTACGCCGAACTGGTCCGCAACCGCTCGTTCGAGTTCACCGCCACCGACGCCGCCGGGTTCACCGGCCTGACCGCTTGGACGCCCACCGGCGCCGCCACCGTGGTCAACGACGATCAGCGGCTCAACGAGCGCAACCGCAACTACCTCAAGCTCACCGGTCCGGCCGCGGTCACCAACGCCGGCTACGACACCGGCATCGCCGTACGCGACGGCGCCACCTACGACTTCTCGGTGTGGGCGCGCACCGACGCGGCCGGCGGCGCCCCGCTCACCGTCACGCTGCGCACCAGCGACGGCGCCGCCCTGGCCGCGCCGCTGCGCCTGACCGCGAAGAGCGACACCTGGACGAGGTACACCGGCACGCTGCGCGCCACCGGCACCAGCGACCGGGCCCGGCTCACCGTCGACAGCCGGGGCGCCGGCACGCTGCGGCTGGACGAGATCTCGCTGTTCCCCCGGGACACCTACAAGGGCCGCCGCAACGGCCTGCGCAAGGACCTGGCCGAGAAGATCGAGGCGCTGCACCCGGGCTTCGTCCGGTTCCCCGGCGGCTGCCTGGTCAACACCGGCAGCATGTACCCGTACGACGCCGCGAACGGCTACCCGCGGGCCCGGTCGTACCAGTGGAAGGACACCGTCGGGCCGGTCGAGACCCGGGCGACGAACAAGAACTTCTGGGGCTACAACCAGTCCTACGGCCTCGGCTACTACGAGTACTTCCAGTTCTCCGAGGACATCGGCGCGATGCCGCTGCCGGTGCTGCCGGCCCTGGTCACCGGCTGCGGGCAGAACCGGGCCACGAACGACCCGGCGCTGCTGCGGCAGCACATCCAGGACGCGCTGGACCTGATCGAGTTCGCCAACGGCCCGGTCACCTCGACCTGGGGCAGGCTGCGCGCCGACATGGGACACCCGAAGCCGTTCGGGCTGACCACCGTCGCGGTCGGCAACGAGGAGAACCTGCCCGAGGAGTACTGGGCGAACTTCCTGCAGTTCGAGTCGGCGATCAAGGCGAAGCACCCGGACATCACCGTGGTGAGCAACTCCGGCCCGGACGACCAGGGCGGCACGTTCGAGAACCTGTGGGCCAAGAACCGCTCGCACGGCAGCGACATGGTCGACGAGCACTACTACAACAGTCCCGCCTGGTTCCTGCAGAACAACGCGCGCTACGACACCTACGACCGCAACGGCCCGAAGGTCTTCCTCGGCGAGTACGCGTCGCTGGACGCCAAGTTCTCCAACTCGCTGGCCGAGGCGGCCTACATGACCGGCCTGGAGCGCAACGCCGACGTGGTCAAGATGGCGTCCTACGCGCCGCTGCTGGCCAACATCGACAACGTGCAGTGGAAGCCGGACATGATCTGGTTCGACAACGACGAGTCCTGGGGCTCCACCAGCTACCAGGTGCAGAAGCTGTTCATGAACAACGTCGGTGACCGGGTGGTGCCGAGCACGGTCAGCGGCGGCGGCGTGGTGCGGCCCAGGCCGATCACCGGCGCGGTCGGCCTGTCCACCTGGCGCACCGCGGCGACCTATGACGACGTCAAGGTCACCCGCCCGGACGGCACGGTGCTGTTCAGCGACGACTTCAACGACGGCGACGCCGACGGCTGGACCGCGGTGCAGCCGCGCGGCACGTGGACGGCGACCGGCGGCGGGTACGCCCAGACCGACACCGCCTCCGAGGACACCATGGTCAAGGCGGCGACGATCACCGACACCGACTACGACTACACGCTGAAGGCGACCAAGCAGGCCGGCGCCGAGGGCTTCCTGGTGGCGTTCGGCGTCCAGGAGACCGGCAACTTCTACTGGTGGAACCTGGGCGGCTGGAACAACACCCAGGGCGCCGTGGAGAAGGGCGTCACCAGCGCCAAGGAGCAGCTGCTCACCAAGCCGAACACGGTGGAGACCGGCCGCACCTACGACCTCAAGGTCCAGGTCCGGGGCACCAGGGTCACGCTGTTGCTGGACGGCGTGGAGTGGGGCAGCTTCGACGACAACGCGGTCACCGAGCCGTTCGCTCAGGTGGTCACCACCGACACGAAGACCGGCGAGCTGATCGTGAAGGTGGTCAACGCCCAGGACAAGCCGGCGGTCACCCGCATCGACCTCGGTGGCCGCAAGGTCGCCACGACCGCGAAGATGACCGTCCTGGCCGGCGACCCGGGTGAGCAGAACACCCGTACCGCCGAGCCGATCCAGCCGGTGACCAGCACGGTCCGCGGCGTCTCGGCGGACTTCACCCGCGAGTTCCCGGCGAACTCGGTCACCTTCCTGCGCATCCGGACCCGATGA
- a CDS encoding family 43 glycosylhydrolase, whose translation MAGHIWAPELHRIDGRWYVYFAAGDSDDVFRVRIYVLESALDDPRDAAGWSLKGKVALEWDSFALDATTFAHRGRRYLVWAQSEPEIAVNSSLYIAEMANPWTLSSKPTRITTPTRGWEIQGYRVNEGPAVLIRNGRVFLTFSASATDARYCMGLLTADADANLLERASWVKTPDPIFVSNDETRRWGPGHNAFTVAEDGKTDVLVYHARDYEQITGDPLYDPNRHARVQKLYWHPDGTPLFGVPVGDGGPIVRLSPRDSRDSYVRHTGSAVQVAQAPRDLGATQFRFVAGADGAETIQSVDQPSLFVRIDGATVRLDPTGTPVRRIPAKGGVTIRSAADPTIHLRQSAGVLTAGPKATVFRLS comes from the coding sequence ATGGCCGGGCACATCTGGGCCCCGGAGCTGCACCGCATCGACGGCAGGTGGTACGTCTACTTCGCCGCCGGCGACTCCGACGACGTCTTCCGGGTGCGTATCTACGTCCTGGAGTCGGCCCTGGACGACCCGCGCGACGCCGCCGGGTGGAGCCTCAAGGGCAAGGTCGCCCTGGAGTGGGACAGCTTCGCGCTGGACGCCACCACGTTCGCGCACCGCGGCCGGCGGTACCTGGTGTGGGCGCAGAGCGAGCCGGAGATCGCGGTCAACTCCAGCCTGTACATCGCCGAGATGGCCAACCCGTGGACGCTTTCGAGCAAGCCCACCCGGATCACCACGCCCACCCGTGGCTGGGAGATCCAGGGCTACCGGGTGAACGAGGGCCCGGCCGTGCTGATCCGCAACGGGCGGGTCTTCCTCACCTTCTCGGCCAGCGCCACCGACGCGCGCTACTGCATGGGCCTGCTCACCGCGGACGCCGACGCGAACCTGCTGGAGCGGGCCAGCTGGGTGAAGACCCCGGACCCGATCTTCGTGAGCAACGACGAGACGAGGCGCTGGGGTCCCGGGCACAACGCGTTCACCGTGGCCGAGGACGGCAAGACCGACGTGCTGGTCTACCACGCCCGCGACTACGAGCAGATCACCGGCGACCCGCTGTACGACCCGAACCGGCACGCCCGCGTGCAGAAGCTCTACTGGCACCCGGACGGCACCCCGCTGTTCGGGGTGCCGGTCGGCGACGGCGGCCCGATCGTGCGCCTGTCGCCGCGGGACTCGCGGGACTCGTACGTCCGCCACACCGGCTCCGCCGTGCAGGTCGCGCAGGCGCCACGGGACCTGGGCGCCACCCAGTTCCGGTTCGTCGCCGGGGCGGACGGCGCGGAGACGATCCAGTCGGTGGACCAGCCGTCGCTGTTCGTCCGGATCGACGGCGCCACCGTGCGGCTGGACCCGACCGGCACGCCGGTACGCCGGATCCCGGCCAAGGGCGGAGTGACCATCCGCAGCGCCGCCGACCCGACGATCCACCTGCGGCAGTCCGCCGGTGTGCTGACGGCGGGCCCGAAGGCGACGGTCTTCCGCCTGAGCTGA
- a CDS encoding PAS domain-containing protein: MFTAEASQITEQPVADGRSHAVDASSLAYLRVDRSGLIRDWNPAAERLFGWRRDDVLGRRLADTIIPPALRAAHNAGFARRLVTGERPGPGHRFEMPAVHRDGSELSISMTMDALGDEGFCAFISDQTEWHEARQELQRSNQLITAILQHTTAMISAKDLDGRYLFVNGEYERVFQVTAADMVGRGEQDVLPAAVAAHSRAHDVQVVESGAARTVLEELPFGDDIRQYVVTRVPLTDPDGSVYGVCTIAIDDTARRRSEAALGASEERFRNTVHNAPGMLYQFRVEPDGRAGFSFVSDACRELYGVDPEQITTSQADILDFIVEEDRESFLTSVRESASTLQPWEWQGGIVRRDGLRRWLYGTARPHREPGGATVWDGMLLDRTREHTARCDLEDLARRLATLSFTATGDRDPVAELVDPADHDELARAWAAARAGAPADTELTAAGPDGGRLLVRLRPRVEGGRTLVDGACFHLGGRP, from the coding sequence GTGTTCACCGCCGAAGCCTCTCAGATCACCGAGCAGCCGGTGGCCGACGGCCGGTCCCACGCCGTCGACGCCAGCTCGCTCGCGTACCTGCGCGTCGACCGTTCCGGCCTGATCCGAGACTGGAATCCGGCTGCGGAGCGGCTGTTCGGCTGGCGCCGCGACGACGTGCTCGGCCGCCGGCTGGCGGACACCATCATCCCGCCCGCGCTGCGGGCCGCCCACAACGCCGGGTTCGCCCGGCGGCTGGTCACCGGCGAGCGGCCCGGGCCGGGTCACCGCTTCGAGATGCCCGCCGTGCACCGCGACGGCTCCGAGTTGAGCATCTCGATGACCATGGACGCGCTCGGGGACGAGGGCTTCTGCGCGTTCATCTCCGACCAGACCGAGTGGCACGAGGCGCGCCAGGAACTGCAGCGCAGCAACCAGCTGATCACCGCGATCCTGCAGCACACCACCGCGATGATCTCGGCCAAGGACCTGGACGGCCGCTACCTGTTCGTCAACGGCGAGTACGAGCGGGTCTTCCAGGTCACCGCCGCCGACATGGTCGGCCGGGGCGAGCAGGACGTGCTGCCGGCCGCGGTCGCCGCGCACAGCCGGGCGCACGACGTGCAGGTGGTGGAGAGCGGCGCCGCCCGGACCGTGCTCGAGGAGCTGCCGTTCGGCGACGACATCCGCCAGTACGTGGTCACCCGGGTCCCGCTCACCGACCCGGACGGCTCGGTCTACGGCGTCTGCACGATCGCCATCGACGACACCGCCCGCCGGCGCAGCGAGGCCGCGCTCGGCGCGAGCGAGGAGCGTTTCCGCAACACCGTGCACAACGCGCCCGGAATGCTCTACCAGTTCCGGGTCGAGCCGGACGGCCGCGCCGGATTCAGCTTCGTCTCCGACGCCTGCCGCGAGCTCTACGGCGTCGACCCCGAGCAGATCACCACGTCACAGGCCGACATCCTGGACTTCATCGTCGAGGAGGACCGGGAGTCCTTCCTGACCTCGGTCCGGGAGTCGGCGAGCACCCTGCAACCCTGGGAGTGGCAGGGCGGCATCGTCCGCCGCGACGGCCTGCGCCGCTGGCTGTACGGCACCGCGCGGCCGCACCGGGAGCCCGGCGGCGCGACCGTCTGGGACGGGATGCTGCTCGACCGTACCCGGGAGCACACCGCCCGCTGTGACCTGGAGGACCTCGCCCGCCGCCTGGCCACGCTCTCCTTCACCGCCACCGGCGACCGTGACCCGGTCGCCGAGCTGGTCGACCCGGCCGACCACGACGAGCTCGCCCGCGCCTGGGCCGCGGCCCGCGCCGGCGCGCCCGCCGACACCGAGCTGACCGCGGCCGGCCCGGACGGCGGCCGGCTGCTGGTCCGGCTGCGCCCCCGCGTCGAGGGCGGCCGCACGCTGGTCGACGGCGCCTGCTTCCACCTCGGGGGGCGCCCGTGA
- a CDS encoding putative bifunctional diguanylate cyclase/phosphodiesterase, translated as MTATAPGPRLPRKLGEIGIPTTPLPASTPISEIEATLHGDRHTPGVIVRTEAGHRLVSRELLDRAATGRLGFGRALTIRRTVGDLSLADTLTLPADTDIDVAAQAALARPPREREEPVLVSWPDGRHGIAPMMDLLAAMAGRYARLSRTDQLTGLPNRSTVAAEGQRRLDAGGLGAVLHLGLDRFQDANDVLGHHGADMLLHRVAVALRAVSGTGNLVARLDGDQFLVLLSELPSGYTRQSMGRHIAAGIRGPHPIDGLPISVEVSIGISPADHHDIAVLQRRAAAAMRRAKQDRTGVVEWTPGLDSTQRVDLRQLTELRTGLRSGHLRLHYQPLHDATSRALAGVEALVRWQHPQRGLLPPGVFLPDAERSDVILELTDWVLAEALHQAALWKRQGHHVPVSVNLPAAYLAQDRAVPTILALLQLEGVPADLLTVEITETAVLIRPDQVAAQLAELRLRGVRVAIDDFGTGYTSLGLLPRLPIDELKIDRSFVVQMHDSPAHATIIESVIAIARSLGMKVVAEGVEDEPTAADLARAGVDLLQGYHLNRPTPPEAVPLPAPAPLPTAA; from the coding sequence GTGACGGCGACCGCACCGGGACCGCGGCTGCCCCGCAAGCTCGGCGAGATCGGCATCCCGACCACGCCGCTGCCGGCGAGCACCCCGATCAGCGAGATCGAGGCGACGCTGCACGGTGACCGGCACACTCCGGGCGTCATCGTGCGCACCGAGGCCGGGCACCGGCTGGTCAGCCGCGAGCTGCTGGACCGGGCGGCGACCGGGCGTCTCGGCTTCGGCCGGGCGCTGACGATCCGGCGGACCGTCGGCGACCTGTCGCTCGCCGACACGCTGACGCTGCCCGCCGACACCGACATCGACGTGGCCGCCCAGGCCGCGCTGGCCCGTCCACCCCGCGAACGCGAGGAGCCGGTGCTGGTCAGCTGGCCGGACGGCCGGCACGGGATCGCCCCGATGATGGACCTGCTGGCCGCGATGGCCGGCCGGTACGCCCGGCTCTCGCGCACCGACCAGCTCACCGGGCTGCCCAACCGCAGCACGGTCGCGGCCGAGGGCCAGCGCCGCCTCGACGCCGGTGGGTTGGGCGCCGTGCTGCACCTGGGTCTGGACCGGTTCCAGGACGCCAACGACGTGCTCGGCCACCACGGCGCGGACATGCTGCTGCACCGGGTCGCGGTCGCGCTCAGGGCGGTGAGCGGCACCGGCAACCTGGTCGCCCGGCTGGACGGCGACCAGTTCCTGGTGCTGCTCTCCGAGCTGCCGTCCGGGTACACCCGGCAGAGCATGGGCCGGCACATCGCGGCCGGCATCCGCGGGCCGCACCCGATCGACGGCCTGCCGATCAGCGTCGAGGTCAGCATCGGGATCAGCCCGGCCGACCACCACGACATCGCGGTGCTGCAGCGCCGCGCCGCCGCCGCGATGCGCCGTGCCAAGCAGGACCGGACCGGCGTGGTCGAGTGGACCCCCGGCCTGGACAGCACCCAGCGGGTCGACCTGCGCCAGCTCACCGAGCTGCGTACCGGCCTGCGCAGCGGGCACCTGCGGCTGCACTACCAGCCGCTGCACGACGCCACCAGCCGGGCGCTGGCCGGGGTGGAGGCACTGGTCCGCTGGCAGCACCCGCAGCGCGGGCTGCTGCCGCCCGGCGTCTTCCTGCCCGACGCGGAACGCTCCGACGTCATCCTGGAGCTGACCGACTGGGTGCTGGCCGAGGCGCTGCACCAGGCGGCGCTCTGGAAACGGCAGGGCCACCACGTGCCGGTGTCGGTGAACCTGCCGGCGGCGTATCTCGCCCAGGACCGCGCCGTGCCGACCATCCTGGCCCTGCTGCAGCTGGAGGGCGTGCCGGCGGACCTGCTCACCGTCGAGATCACCGAGACCGCGGTGCTGATCCGCCCGGACCAGGTCGCCGCCCAGCTCGCCGAGCTGCGACTGCGCGGCGTGCGGGTGGCGATCGACGACTTCGGCACCGGGTACACCTCGCTCGGCCTGCTCCCCCGCCTGCCGATCGACGAACTCAAGATCGACCGGTCGTTCGTGGTGCAGATGCACGACTCGCCCGCGCACGCCACGATCATCGAGTCGGTGATCGCCATCGCGAGGTCGCTGGGCATGAAGGTGGTCGCCGAGGGCGTCGAGGACGAGCCGACCGCGGCCGACCTGGCCCGCGCCGGCGTCGACCTGCTGCAGGGCTACCACCTGAACCGCCCCACCCCGCCGGAGGCCGTCCCGCTGCCCGCGCCGGCCCCGCTGCCCACCGCCGCCTGA
- a CDS encoding nitroreductase family deazaflavin-dependent oxidoreductase: protein MAGEIFDSPNPWVAAHIRRFAETNGTPRPGVSDLLLITRGRRSGKLRRTALAYAREDDRYVVVASNAGADRHPAWFLNLCADPNVTIQVGTETLPARARIAPAEEGPGLWQLMITMMPSYRKYQEATTREIPVVILEPST from the coding sequence ATGGCCGGCGAGATCTTCGACAGCCCGAACCCCTGGGTCGCCGCACACATCCGCCGTTTCGCAGAGACCAACGGCACTCCCCGGCCCGGCGTGAGCGACCTGTTGCTGATCACGCGAGGCCGCCGATCGGGAAAGTTGCGCCGAACCGCGCTGGCCTACGCACGAGAGGACGATCGCTATGTTGTCGTCGCGTCCAACGCGGGAGCCGACCGGCACCCCGCCTGGTTCCTCAATCTCTGCGCCGACCCGAACGTCACCATCCAGGTCGGGACCGAGACCCTCCCCGCGCGGGCCCGGATCGCCCCGGCAGAAGAAGGACCAGGACTGTGGCAGCTGATGATCACGATGATGCCGTCCTACCGGAAGTACCAGGAGGCCACCACGAGAGAGATCCCCGTGGTCATCCTCGAACCGTCGACCTGA